From the Comamonas odontotermitis genome, one window contains:
- a CDS encoding methionine ABC transporter permease: MFENFSEMMLELFATSLWETIIMVGISGVAGALIGIPLGVFLRLTDQGGILENGAANKIVGWIVNAVRSTPFIILLVAIIPFTRLITGSSIGTAAAIVPLTLAAAPFIARLVETSLREVDNGLIEAAQAMGATSWQIVWKVLLPEALPGIVAGLTISFVSLTGYSAMAGAIGGGGLGDLGIRYGYQRFLPDIMLAVVVILIIFVQLVQSLGDWAVRRLSHK; the protein is encoded by the coding sequence ATGTTTGAGAATTTTTCGGAAATGATGCTGGAGCTGTTTGCCACCTCGCTGTGGGAAACCATCATCATGGTGGGCATCTCCGGCGTCGCCGGGGCCCTGATCGGCATTCCGCTGGGCGTGTTCCTGCGCCTCACCGACCAGGGCGGCATCCTCGAAAACGGAGCTGCCAACAAGATCGTCGGCTGGATCGTGAACGCCGTGCGCTCCACGCCCTTCATCATCCTGCTGGTGGCGATCATCCCGTTCACGCGGCTGATCACCGGCTCGTCCATCGGCACGGCAGCTGCCATTGTGCCGCTGACGCTGGCCGCCGCGCCCTTCATCGCCCGCCTGGTGGAGACCTCGCTGCGCGAAGTGGACAACGGCCTCATCGAGGCGGCGCAGGCCATGGGTGCCACCTCGTGGCAGATCGTCTGGAAGGTGCTGCTGCCCGAGGCGCTGCCCGGCATCGTCGCGGGCCTGACCATCAGCTTCGTCTCGCTGACCGGCTATTCGGCCATGGCAGGCGCCATTGGCGGCGGGGGCCTGGGCGACCTGGGCATCCGCTACGGCTACCAGCGCTTTCTGCCAGACATCATGCTGGCGGTGGTCGTGATCCTGATCATCTTTGTGCAGCTGGTGCAAAGCCTGGGTGACTGGGCCGTTCGGCGCCTGAGCCACAAGTAA
- a CDS encoding DUF6817 domain-containing protein: MNAPLPPAHGLPLQRLDADQWQRAKPLLDDSWIEQEPRLAAALPVVLARDVGLDWHKAGTFRHHLLGVTRTLQLWQQAEDVKLLGLLHSVYGNAFVDLVKFDANSERSKLAAVVGEKAEQLVFEFCTLSRAQFVQKVLAGQIEADGAVVLDHKGAPRRVEPYTVAAFIIVSMADTMEQWFSWQDDIFSSFPNVPQRSQKAHWMASLWPGPMRPSGRMLSQIASLGLALQHPGLKGLLPVPPVFARCTQGLAPAADAAAASLYWSVIQQDQPLTDLDVATGVLEQAVQLNPWVGEPQMVLAQLYLSAGRNADAQAAADSALQAFSEWGNAWDKRVQWDAWVAWTRILQQHAQNGNWPERLDKLNNVALKPE; encoded by the coding sequence ATGAACGCCCCTTTGCCACCCGCCCATGGCTTGCCGCTGCAGCGCCTTGACGCGGATCAATGGCAGCGCGCCAAGCCGCTGCTCGACGACAGCTGGATTGAACAGGAGCCCCGCCTTGCCGCCGCATTGCCGGTGGTGCTGGCCCGCGATGTGGGGTTGGATTGGCACAAGGCGGGCACGTTCCGCCACCACCTGCTGGGCGTCACCCGCACGCTGCAGCTGTGGCAGCAGGCCGAAGACGTCAAGCTCCTGGGCCTGCTGCACAGCGTGTACGGCAATGCCTTCGTCGACCTCGTCAAGTTCGATGCCAACAGTGAACGCAGCAAGCTCGCCGCCGTGGTGGGAGAGAAGGCCGAGCAGTTGGTGTTCGAGTTCTGCACGCTCTCGCGTGCGCAGTTCGTACAGAAGGTGCTGGCCGGCCAGATCGAGGCCGATGGCGCCGTGGTGCTGGACCACAAGGGTGCACCGCGCCGCGTCGAGCCCTATACGGTGGCGGCCTTCATCATCGTCAGCATGGCCGATACCATGGAGCAGTGGTTCAGCTGGCAGGACGACATTTTCTCCAGCTTCCCGAACGTGCCGCAGCGCAGCCAGAAGGCGCACTGGATGGCGTCGCTCTGGCCCGGCCCGATGCGCCCCAGCGGCCGCATGCTGTCGCAGATTGCCAGCCTGGGTCTGGCGCTGCAGCACCCCGGCCTCAAGGGCCTGCTGCCCGTGCCGCCGGTGTTCGCCCGCTGCACGCAGGGCCTGGCGCCGGCGGCCGATGCGGCCGCTGCATCGCTGTACTGGTCGGTCATCCAGCAGGACCAACCGCTCACGGATCTGGATGTGGCAACCGGTGTGCTGGAGCAGGCCGTGCAGCTCAACCCCTGGGTGGGCGAGCCGCAAATGGTGCTGGCCCAGCTGTACCTGAGCGCCGGGCGCAATGCAGACGCTCAGGCAGCAGCAGACAGCGCGCTGCAAGCCTTCAGCGAATGGGGCAATGCCTGGGACAAGCGCGTGCAATGGGATGCCTGGGTGGCGTGGACGCGCATCCTGCAGCAGCATGCGCAAAACGGCAACTGGCCCGAGAGGCTGGACAAGCTCAACAACGTGGCCCTGAAGCCCGAATAG
- a CDS encoding MetQ/NlpA family ABC transporter substrate-binding protein, whose protein sequence is MQKRTLLQSVLALALAVGVSGAAVAQDKEIKIGVTAGPHAQIMEQVKKIAEKDGLKIKIIEFSDYVQPNAALQSGELDANSYQHKPYLDAQIKDRGYKFAVAADTVNFPIGIYSKKIKKIDELKEGARFGIPNDPTNGGRVLLLLQANGLIKLKDNAGLKATPLDVVANPKKLKFIELDAAQLPRSLDDLDAAAVNTNFAISAGLNPKTDSIVLESAKNPYVNILVVREADKSQPWVTKLVKAYHSEEIRKFLDVQFKGSVMAGF, encoded by the coding sequence GTGCAAAAACGTACATTGCTGCAATCGGTTCTGGCTTTGGCGCTGGCCGTTGGTGTTTCTGGCGCCGCTGTCGCGCAGGACAAGGAAATCAAGATCGGCGTGACTGCCGGCCCGCACGCCCAGATCATGGAGCAGGTCAAGAAGATCGCCGAGAAGGACGGTCTCAAGATCAAGATCATCGAGTTCAGCGACTATGTGCAGCCCAACGCCGCGCTGCAATCGGGCGAACTCGATGCCAACAGCTACCAGCACAAGCCTTACCTGGACGCGCAGATCAAGGACCGTGGCTACAAGTTTGCCGTGGCCGCCGATACGGTGAATTTCCCGATCGGCATCTACTCCAAGAAGATCAAGAAGATCGACGAGTTGAAGGAAGGCGCGCGCTTCGGCATTCCGAACGACCCGACCAATGGTGGCCGCGTGCTGCTGCTGCTGCAGGCTAATGGCTTGATCAAGCTCAAGGACAATGCAGGCCTGAAGGCGACGCCGCTGGATGTGGTGGCCAACCCCAAGAAGCTGAAGTTCATTGAGCTGGATGCAGCCCAGCTGCCACGCTCGCTGGATGATCTGGACGCTGCGGCCGTCAACACTAACTTTGCCATTTCGGCGGGCCTCAACCCCAAGACCGATTCCATCGTGCTGGAAAGCGCCAAGAACCCGTACGTGAATATCCTGGTGGTACGTGAGGCCGACAAGAGCCAGCCCTGGGTGACCAAGCTGGTCAAGGCCTACCACAGCGAAGAAATCCGCAAGTTCCTGGATGTGCAGTTCAAGGGCTCGGTGATGGCCGGTTTCTGA
- a CDS encoding PP2C family protein-serine/threonine phosphatase → MSTSFRLSASTGLHKGDRPYQQDQVVVLAHPRVKGCVLAVVADGMGGRSGGRAAADQVMMTAKQVFERFSPEADSPESMLGSIVREAHLLIRLVAIAAEQEPHSTIAAFVIMPNGSCVWAHAGDSRIYHFRSGQLLYQTSDHSYVQTLVDQGELTLEEARFHPQSNILLNCLGTAEDPPLIHHRIPVLKHGDVLMACSDGIWHYFAPEELSSITRLLSPREASQFLIERAQMRATGTGDNMSLAIVKIESIPSDKPDKSAKPRSSSKAGKTADQAAPGSPIIS, encoded by the coding sequence ATGAGCACCAGTTTCCGTTTGTCCGCATCCACCGGTCTGCACAAGGGCGACCGCCCCTACCAGCAGGACCAGGTGGTGGTGCTGGCCCACCCCCGTGTCAAGGGCTGTGTGCTGGCCGTGGTGGCCGACGGCATGGGCGGGCGCAGTGGCGGGCGCGCCGCTGCCGATCAGGTCATGATGACGGCCAAGCAGGTGTTCGAGCGTTTCTCCCCCGAGGCCGACAGCCCCGAATCCATGCTGGGCAGCATCGTGCGCGAAGCCCATCTGTTGATTCGCCTGGTTGCCATTGCCGCCGAGCAGGAGCCGCACAGCACCATTGCGGCCTTTGTCATCATGCCCAATGGCTCGTGCGTGTGGGCACATGCGGGCGATTCACGCATCTACCACTTCCGCAGTGGCCAGCTGCTGTACCAGACGAGCGACCATTCCTACGTGCAGACCCTGGTGGACCAGGGCGAGTTGACGCTGGAAGAAGCGCGCTTCCACCCGCAGTCCAACATTCTGCTCAACTGCCTGGGCACGGCGGAGGATCCGCCGCTGATCCACCACCGCATTCCGGTGCTCAAGCACGGCGATGTGCTGATGGCCTGCAGCGACGGTATCTGGCACTACTTTGCACCCGAGGAACTCTCGTCCATCACGCGGCTTTTGTCGCCGCGCGAAGCCAGCCAGTTCCTGATCGAGCGCGCGCAGATGCGCGCCACGGGCACGGGTGACAATATGTCGCTGGCCATCGTCAAGATCGAGTCCATCCCCTCAGACAAGCCAGACAAGTCTGCCAAGCCCCGTTCCAGCAGCAAGGCAGGGAAGACTGCAGATCAGGCGGCACCGGGCTCTCCCATCATTTCCTGA
- a CDS encoding ATP-dependent DNA helicase encodes MSLPPAPSPPPMLTPGQAAEPAPLQLRAQQQRMVDAILAAWNAGESIAIEAPTGTGKTYAYLMAALAQGGRFVVSTATRALQDQLVDRDLPALLGHLQMRRRVAVLKGRENYVCLHGLAQSLQTHRPADQLQALQQVARWAQGTRSGDLAELDDLRELPALLPQITASHSECLGQRCTHFAACFSNRARAQAAQADVLVINHHLYFSELRHRQMLGAAHGFVPLAETVVMDEAHQLPAIGLKVLAKGLNAGDVQDFLQSAARQTRMHARGFAPWDALLASCSQALVHWLAVSNANSGGPGSEAGRAEAAAGESTEALVRLHNRLSEMIAALQGVAGGAASLQRLVEQGHSLLATLRQWGRPPAAGLVRWWDGPSLPPQQSVPRAAPAAQARALRQGFRESPPWLWQALAALQPDVLGATWLAAPMTGVTTPSQAAVPQRWLFTSATLGQDDALQWFTSAMGLQGLAADRAPLLDGVAALSESQTQAQLPPQLSPQVPSQVHCLRLAHALDWAAQAALVIPQSLPPADAPATERAQALAAWLKAPVEQLGGRCMVLCTSTQAMWALAAALRHELGGTPIDVQMQGEAPKRHLLAGMRGATGQGRRGQVLVGTMALWEGVDLPGEALQLLVIDKLPFPPRHDALHAARAAALQDLGEDGFLGYTLPQTAMQLRQGVGRLLRSFSDRGLVVIADARLCTRSYGASLLAALPPMPQLPQEEVARYLASIREIRVESTDASQATISSS; translated from the coding sequence ATGTCTTTGCCACCAGCCCCATCGCCACCGCCTATGCTGACACCCGGCCAGGCTGCCGAGCCTGCGCCCCTGCAGTTGCGTGCGCAGCAGCAGCGCATGGTGGATGCCATTCTGGCCGCCTGGAACGCTGGGGAATCCATTGCGATAGAGGCCCCCACGGGAACGGGTAAGACCTACGCCTACCTCATGGCGGCGCTGGCCCAAGGGGGGCGCTTTGTGGTGAGCACGGCCACACGCGCCTTGCAGGATCAGCTGGTGGACCGCGATCTTCCTGCACTGCTGGGCCATCTGCAGATGCGCAGGCGCGTGGCGGTGCTCAAGGGGCGCGAGAACTACGTCTGCCTGCATGGCCTGGCGCAATCGCTGCAGACCCACCGTCCCGCCGATCAGCTGCAGGCGCTGCAGCAGGTGGCGCGCTGGGCACAGGGCACGCGCAGCGGCGATCTGGCCGAGTTGGACGATCTGCGCGAGCTGCCTGCATTGCTGCCGCAGATCACCGCCAGCCACAGCGAATGCCTGGGCCAGCGCTGCACGCATTTTGCCGCCTGCTTTTCCAACCGCGCCCGGGCCCAGGCCGCCCAGGCCGACGTGCTGGTGATCAACCACCACCTGTATTTCAGCGAACTGCGCCACCGGCAGATGCTGGGCGCGGCCCACGGTTTTGTGCCGCTGGCCGAGACCGTGGTGATGGACGAGGCGCACCAGTTGCCTGCCATCGGCCTCAAAGTGCTGGCCAAGGGCCTCAATGCGGGCGATGTGCAGGATTTTTTGCAGTCCGCGGCGCGGCAGACGCGCATGCACGCGCGCGGCTTTGCCCCTTGGGATGCGCTGCTGGCGTCCTGCAGCCAGGCGCTGGTCCACTGGCTGGCTGTCAGCAATGCCAATAGCGGCGGCCCTGGCAGTGAAGCGGGCCGCGCAGAGGCTGCGGCGGGCGAGAGCACCGAGGCCTTGGTGCGTCTGCATAACCGGTTATCGGAAATGATAGCGGCACTGCAAGGTGTGGCAGGCGGTGCGGCCAGTCTGCAGCGCCTGGTGGAGCAGGGCCACAGCCTGCTTGCCACCCTGCGACAGTGGGGCAGGCCGCCCGCTGCGGGCCTGGTACGCTGGTGGGATGGCCCAAGCCTGCCGCCGCAGCAAAGCGTACCCCGTGCTGCACCAGCTGCGCAGGCACGCGCCCTGCGGCAGGGTTTTCGGGAATCCCCGCCGTGGCTCTGGCAGGCGCTGGCGGCTTTGCAGCCTGATGTACTGGGCGCCACCTGGCTGGCAGCGCCAATGACGGGCGTGACCACCCCATCTCAGGCTGCGGTGCCGCAGCGTTGGCTGTTTACCTCTGCCACGCTGGGGCAGGACGATGCATTGCAGTGGTTCACCAGTGCCATGGGTCTGCAAGGGCTTGCGGCAGATCGCGCGCCTCTGTTGGATGGGGTTGCGGCCTTGTCCGAATCACAAACGCAGGCGCAATTACCACCGCAACTGTCGCCACAGGTGCCGTCGCAGGTGCATTGCCTGCGCCTGGCGCATGCGCTGGACTGGGCGGCGCAGGCGGCCCTGGTCATTCCCCAGAGCCTGCCGCCTGCGGATGCGCCGGCAACCGAGCGTGCGCAGGCGCTGGCCGCGTGGCTGAAGGCCCCGGTCGAGCAGCTGGGTGGCCGCTGCATGGTGCTGTGCACGTCCACGCAGGCCATGTGGGCATTGGCTGCGGCACTTCGCCATGAGTTGGGCGGCACGCCTATCGATGTGCAGATGCAGGGGGAGGCGCCCAAGCGCCATCTGCTGGCCGGCATGCGTGGCGCAACAGGGCAGGGGCGGCGTGGCCAGGTGCTGGTGGGCACCATGGCGCTGTGGGAGGGAGTCGATCTTCCGGGCGAGGCGCTGCAGTTGCTGGTGATCGACAAGCTGCCGTTTCCGCCCCGCCACGATGCATTGCATGCCGCACGGGCAGCCGCCTTGCAAGACCTGGGGGAGGACGGCTTTCTGGGCTACACCCTGCCGCAGACTGCCATGCAGCTGCGCCAGGGCGTGGGCCGCCTGCTGCGCTCGTTCAGCGACCGAGGCCTCGTCGTGATTGCCGATGCGCGCCTTTGCACCCGCAGCTATGGCGCCAGCCTGCTGGCTGCGCTGCCGCCCATGCCGCAGTTGCCGCAAGAAGAGGTGGCGCGGTACCTGGCCTCCATCCGCGAAATCCGCGTCGAAAGCACGGATGCGTCGCAAGCCACCATTTCTTCATCGTGA
- a CDS encoding outer membrane protein assembly factor BamD, protein MPKMLFAQRTSQVTAIASVATAMLLAGCSTTEVDPTAGWSPNKIYSEARDEASTGSFDKAVPLYEKLEGRAAGTPLAQQAQLEKAYSQYKSGEKAQAIGTLDRFIKLHPASEGVDYALYLKGLVNFNENLGLFSWVAKQDLSERDQKAAKDSFEAFRELVTRFPESKYTPDAEKRMRYIVNSLAQYEVHVARYYYERGAYVAAINRAQNAISDYKEVPAQEDALYIMMLSYERLNMKDMAADTKRVLEASYPNTTLLSKGFRREDKPWWKLW, encoded by the coding sequence ATGCCAAAAATGCTGTTTGCGCAACGTACATCTCAGGTTACTGCTATTGCTTCCGTAGCAACCGCCATGCTTCTGGCAGGCTGCTCCACAACCGAGGTGGATCCAACAGCAGGCTGGAGCCCCAACAAGATCTATTCGGAAGCCCGCGACGAAGCCTCGACCGGCTCGTTCGACAAGGCCGTTCCGCTGTATGAAAAGCTCGAGGGCCGCGCTGCCGGTACGCCATTGGCCCAACAGGCCCAGCTTGAAAAGGCCTATTCGCAATACAAGAGCGGCGAAAAGGCCCAGGCCATCGGCACGCTGGATCGCTTCATCAAGCTGCACCCCGCCAGCGAAGGCGTGGATTACGCGCTGTACCTGAAGGGCCTGGTCAATTTCAACGAAAACCTGGGCCTGTTCTCCTGGGTGGCCAAGCAGGACCTGTCCGAGCGCGACCAGAAGGCCGCCAAGGATTCGTTCGAGGCTTTCCGCGAGCTGGTGACGCGCTTTCCCGAGTCCAAGTACACGCCCGATGCCGAAAAGCGCATGCGCTACATCGTCAACTCGCTGGCCCAGTACGAGGTGCACGTGGCACGCTACTACTATGAACGCGGCGCCTATGTGGCCGCCATCAACCGCGCACAGAACGCCATCAGCGATTACAAGGAAGTGCCCGCACAGGAAGATGCGCTCTACATCATGATGCTGTCGTACGAGCGACTGAACATGAAGGACATGGCGGCCGATACCAAGCGCGTGCTGGAAGCCAGCTACCCGAACACCACCCTGCTCAGCAAGGGCTTCCGCAGGGAAGACAAGCCCTGGTGGAAGCTCTGGTAA
- the dnaE gene encoding DNA polymerase III subunit alpha: protein MFVHLRIHSEFSIIDSTNRIGDLVKFAANDGQPAMALTDLNSLFGAIKFYKAGRGAGVKPLLGAELVMEAEVAGWPLSRIIVLIQNQQGYLNLSEILARVWMADTVKAQPQCTWAWLEELSEGLIVLSGAQAGPVGQALLRGDEMAARSSALRLASLFPHRFYIELQRAGRSDDETHVSAAVALAANLKLPVVATHPVQFGKPSDFESHEARVCIAEGETLGNKKRIKRFTQDQYLKSAAEMEALFADVPSAIANTAEIARRCSVTLQLGKYFLPDFPTPNGMPIDDYFRQASFEGLEDRLKLLFPDATKREAERSKYVERLEFELGIILKMGFPGYFLIVADFINWAKQNGCPVGPGRGSGAGSLVAYVLKITDLDPIHYNLLFERFLNPERVSMPDFDVDFCQANRDRVIDYVKDLYGRNAVSQIATFGTMAARAAIRDVGRVMDMSYTFCDGISKLIPNKPGLHVTLKYPPNPPKEGDKYTYAIKEEPILAERIEKEEDVKTLIEMAQKLEGMTRNIGMHAGGVVIAPGKLTDFCPLYQQPGSTSAVAMYDKDDVEAVGLVKFDFLGLATLTILEIAREFIMKRHKGQENFAFENIPLDDAKTYQLFSAGKTEAVFQFESRGMQQMLKEAKPSRLEDLIALNALYRPGPMDLIPSFVARKHGKEVVEYPHPLVEKVLSETYGIMVYQEQVMQTAQVLGGYSLGGADLLRRAMGKKKVEEMVKHRATFREGAAKIGIDEAKADEVFDLMEKFAGYGFNKSHAAAYSLLAYHTGWLKVHYTAEFYCGNMTVEMDNTDKLKVLYEDALKMGVSFEMPDVNRGHHRFEPVTDKVIRYGLGAIKGTGQAAIEAIVAAREGVGTGPQGDTKGPFKSLFDFCLRVDRSKLNKRTVEALIKGGAFDSINLNRRALLESIDVAFEFAATTHANANQGGLFDMMGDDALGSSTQEPPLADVLPWGIKERLVQEKTAVGFYLSGHLFDEVELEVRQFVRTPIANLKDSRETQTVAGIVSEMRIINGQRGKLVLFKVDDKSGVIEASVDEATWLRHKELLKDDEFIILNGRVGLDHFSGGLRAKAQHIWGLADARARFGRYLLVNTDRYQPDVARLIQEFPAVEEHTDEGVLRHGLKIRLGVVCELEGTKAGVELNLGDAARFFPSDQAMAAWSQEAGHEAIRIVYESLA, encoded by the coding sequence ATGTTCGTACACCTTCGCATCCATTCCGAGTTCTCGATCATCGACAGCACCAACCGCATTGGGGATCTGGTGAAGTTCGCCGCCAATGACGGGCAACCCGCGATGGCGCTGACCGACCTCAACAGCCTGTTTGGCGCCATCAAGTTCTACAAGGCAGGGCGGGGCGCAGGGGTCAAGCCGCTGCTGGGGGCAGAGCTGGTGATGGAGGCCGAAGTGGCGGGCTGGCCGCTGTCGCGCATCATCGTGCTGATCCAGAACCAGCAGGGGTACCTGAACCTGTCGGAGATTCTGGCGCGTGTGTGGATGGCCGATACCGTCAAGGCGCAGCCGCAGTGCACCTGGGCCTGGCTGGAAGAGCTCTCCGAGGGGCTGATCGTGCTGTCGGGGGCGCAGGCTGGCCCGGTGGGGCAGGCCCTGCTGCGCGGTGACGAAATGGCGGCGCGCAGCAGCGCATTGCGCCTGGCGAGCCTGTTTCCGCACCGTTTCTACATCGAACTGCAGCGTGCAGGCCGCTCGGACGACGAAACCCATGTGAGCGCCGCCGTGGCGCTGGCGGCCAACCTGAAGCTGCCGGTGGTCGCCACCCACCCGGTGCAGTTTGGCAAGCCATCGGATTTCGAGTCGCACGAGGCACGCGTCTGCATTGCCGAGGGCGAAACCCTGGGTAACAAAAAGCGCATCAAGCGCTTCACGCAGGACCAGTACCTGAAATCCGCAGCCGAAATGGAGGCGCTGTTTGCCGATGTGCCCAGCGCCATCGCCAATACCGCCGAGATTGCCCGCCGCTGCAGCGTTACCCTGCAGCTGGGCAAGTACTTTCTGCCGGATTTCCCCACGCCCAACGGCATGCCGATTGACGATTATTTCCGGCAGGCATCCTTCGAAGGGCTGGAAGACCGCCTCAAGCTCCTCTTTCCGGATGCCACAAAGCGCGAGGCCGAACGGTCCAAATACGTGGAGCGGCTGGAGTTCGAGCTGGGCATCATTTTGAAGATGGGGTTCCCCGGCTACTTCCTGATCGTGGCGGACTTCATCAACTGGGCCAAGCAAAATGGCTGCCCGGTGGGGCCGGGCCGGGGGTCGGGCGCGGGCTCGCTCGTTGCCTACGTGCTCAAGATCACCGACCTGGATCCGATCCACTACAACCTGCTGTTCGAGCGCTTCCTGAACCCGGAGCGCGTGTCCATGCCCGACTTCGACGTGGACTTCTGCCAGGCCAACCGCGACCGGGTGATCGATTATGTGAAAGACCTGTACGGCCGCAATGCCGTCAGCCAGATCGCCACCTTCGGCACCATGGCCGCGCGCGCGGCCATTCGCGACGTGGGCCGTGTCATGGACATGAGCTACACCTTCTGCGACGGCATCTCCAAGCTCATCCCCAACAAGCCGGGCCTGCACGTCACGCTCAAATACCCGCCCAACCCGCCCAAGGAAGGCGACAAGTACACCTATGCCATCAAGGAAGAGCCCATCCTTGCCGAGCGCATCGAGAAAGAGGAAGACGTCAAGACCCTGATCGAGATGGCGCAAAAGCTCGAAGGCATGACGCGGAACATCGGCATGCATGCGGGCGGCGTGGTGATTGCCCCGGGCAAGCTGACCGACTTTTGCCCGCTCTACCAGCAGCCGGGCAGTACATCGGCCGTGGCCATGTACGACAAGGACGATGTGGAGGCGGTGGGCCTCGTCAAGTTCGACTTTCTGGGCCTGGCCACGCTCACCATCCTGGAGATTGCGCGCGAATTCATCATGAAGCGCCACAAGGGCCAGGAAAACTTCGCTTTCGAGAACATTCCGCTCGACGATGCCAAAACCTACCAGCTGTTCTCTGCCGGCAAGACCGAAGCCGTGTTCCAGTTTGAATCGCGCGGCATGCAGCAGATGCTCAAGGAAGCCAAGCCCAGCCGCCTGGAAGACTTGATTGCGCTCAATGCGCTCTACCGCCCCGGCCCGATGGACCTGATCCCGAGCTTCGTGGCCCGAAAGCACGGCAAGGAAGTGGTGGAGTACCCCCACCCGCTGGTCGAAAAGGTGCTCTCCGAGACCTACGGCATCATGGTCTACCAGGAGCAGGTGATGCAGACCGCCCAGGTGCTGGGCGGCTACAGCCTGGGTGGCGCCGACCTGTTGCGCCGCGCCATGGGCAAGAAGAAGGTGGAGGAGATGGTCAAGCACCGTGCCACCTTCCGCGAAGGCGCGGCCAAGATCGGCATCGACGAGGCCAAGGCCGACGAAGTGTTCGACCTGATGGAGAAGTTCGCCGGCTACGGCTTCAACAAGTCGCACGCGGCAGCGTACTCGCTCCTGGCCTACCACACCGGCTGGCTCAAGGTGCACTACACGGCAGAGTTCTACTGCGGCAACATGACCGTGGAAATGGACAACACCGACAAGCTCAAGGTGCTGTACGAAGATGCGCTCAAGATGGGCGTGAGCTTCGAGATGCCCGATGTGAACCGTGGACACCACCGCTTCGAGCCGGTGACCGACAAGGTGATCCGCTATGGCCTGGGCGCCATCAAGGGCACGGGCCAGGCTGCCATCGAGGCCATTGTGGCAGCGCGCGAAGGCGTGGGCACCGGCCCCCAGGGTGACACCAAGGGCCCGTTCAAGAGCCTGTTCGACTTCTGCCTGCGCGTGGACCGCAGCAAGCTCAACAAGCGCACGGTGGAAGCCCTGATCAAGGGCGGTGCTTTCGACAGCATCAACCTCAACCGGCGCGCGCTGCTCGAATCCATCGACGTGGCGTTTGAATTTGCCGCCACCACCCACGCCAATGCCAACCAGGGCGGCCTGTTCGACATGATGGGCGACGACGCACTGGGCTCCAGCACGCAGGAGCCGCCGCTGGCCGATGTGCTGCCCTGGGGCATCAAGGAGCGGCTGGTGCAGGAGAAGACCGCCGTCGGCTTCTACCTCTCGGGCCATCTGTTTGACGAGGTGGAGCTGGAAGTGCGCCAGTTCGTGCGCACGCCCATTGCCAACCTCAAGGACAGCCGCGAGACGCAGACCGTGGCGGGCATCGTGAGCGAGATGCGCATCATCAACGGCCAGCGCGGCAAGCTGGTGCTGTTCAAGGTGGACGACAAATCCGGTGTCATCGAGGCCTCGGTGGACGAGGCCACCTGGCTGCGCCACAAGGAACTGCTCAAAGACGACGAGTTCATCATCCTCAATGGCCGGGTAGGGCTGGATCACTTCAGCGGCGGGCTGCGCGCCAAGGCACAGCACATCTGGGGCCTGGCCGATGCGCGGGCGCGCTTTGGTCGCTACCTGCTCGTCAACACCGACCGCTACCAGCCCGATGTTGCGCGTTTGATTCAGGAGTTTCCCGCAGTCGAGGAGCATACCGATGAGGGTGTGCTGCGCCATGGCCTCAAAATCCGGCTGGGCGTGGTCTGCGAGCTCGAAGGCACCAAGGCGGGCGTGGAACTGAATCTGGGCGACGCGGCGCGCTTCTTCCCCAGTGACCAGGCCATGGCCGCCTGGTCGCAGGAGGCGGGCCACGAAGCCATCAGGATTGTTTACGAAAGCCTGGCCTGA
- the clpS gene encoding ATP-dependent Clp protease adapter ClpS: MISMATKPVVPPTPNLPATPKTPDDGGALVVERTTQRVEPPKMYQVVMLNDDFTPMEFVIEVLQHFFGKSREAATQIMLKIHLDGKGVCGVYSHEIAETKVALVMDAAHGAGHPLQAVTEPVE, encoded by the coding sequence ATGATCTCGATGGCCACGAAACCTGTTGTTCCCCCTACGCCGAACCTGCCCGCTACGCCCAAAACACCGGATGACGGTGGCGCGCTGGTGGTCGAGCGCACCACGCAGCGGGTGGAGCCCCCCAAGATGTACCAGGTCGTCATGCTCAATGACGATTTCACCCCCATGGAATTCGTGATCGAGGTGTTGCAGCACTTCTTTGGCAAAAGCCGCGAGGCTGCCACCCAGATCATGCTCAAGATTCACCTGGATGGAAAAGGAGTGTGCGGCGTGTATTCCCATGAAATAGCCGAGACCAAGGTTGCACTGGTGATGGATGCGGCGCATGGCGCAGGGCATCCGCTGCAGGCCGTCACCGAGCCTGTTGAATAA